In Candidatus Thorarchaeota archaeon, the following proteins share a genomic window:
- a CDS encoding alanyl-tRNA editing protein codes for MTELLHMKNNYAKEFDAKVEEITDDSVVLDRTAFYPRGGGQVGDYGVLKVGGKEYHVDRTTKKGQTVYHKIDSLEGIEVDDEVHGVIDWERRYRCMRFHTAQHILSRYLQKNYGLETVGSMIKPDHGRADYQPIDDFDDDMKRDAEQGVNSVVQEGIDVEMRFMPREEAVDFLESRGYQTRYIEMVPDFVKTFRIIVIGDYDAASCADT; via the coding sequence ATGACTGAATTGCTGCATATGAAGAACAATTACGCCAAGGAATTTGATGCAAAAGTAGAGGAAATTACGGATGATTCAGTAGTTCTCGATCGCACTGCTTTCTATCCACGTGGTGGAGGGCAGGTGGGAGACTACGGAGTACTCAAGGTGGGAGGCAAAGAGTATCATGTCGATCGGACTACAAAGAAAGGTCAGACAGTGTATCATAAGATTGATTCATTGGAGGGCATTGAAGTTGATGATGAAGTTCACGGTGTTATTGACTGGGAACGAAGATATCGCTGCATGCGATTTCACACCGCTCAACATATCCTGTCTAGATACCTCCAGAAGAATTACGGACTTGAGACCGTTGGGAGTATGATTAAGCCAGACCATGGTCGTGCTGACTATCAGCCCATTGATGATTTCGATGATGATATGAAGCGTGACGCTGAGCAGGGTGTCAATTCAGTCGTTCAAGAAGGTATTGACGTAGAGATGCGCTTCATGCCTCGCGAAGAAGCTGTCGACTTCTTAGAATCACGGGGTTATCAAACAAGGTACATCGAAATGGTGCCTGATTTCGTGAAGACTTTCCGCATTATTGTCATAGGGGATTATGATGCTGCTTCCTGTGCCGATAC